One stretch of Chryseobacterium sp. LJ668 DNA includes these proteins:
- a CDS encoding DoxX family protein, which produces MHFIRPHFFMKIMPDYIPFHLRMVYISGAVEILCGILLLFPETQKLGAYLCIALFIAVFPANIEMTKKFYQIHHKYFWLTVVRLPLQFVLIWWAYQFRR; this is translated from the coding sequence ATGCACTTTATAAGACCGCATTTTTTTATGAAAATAATGCCCGATTACATACCTTTTCATTTGAGAATGGTTTACATCAGCGGTGCAGTAGAAATTTTGTGTGGCATACTTCTGCTCTTTCCGGAAACGCAAAAATTGGGAGCTTATCTTTGCATAGCCTTATTTATCGCGGTTTTTCCTGCAAATATTGAGATGACGAAAAAGTTTTATCAGATTCATCATAAATATTTTTGGCTGACTGTTGTACGGCTACCTCTGCAGTTTGTGTTAATTTGGTGGGCGTATCAATTTAGAAGGTAA
- the porW gene encoding type IX secretion system periplasmic lipoprotein PorW/SprE encodes MKKNILLLLTAIIVVSCSTKVKKPEARSKFLKGFSTYYNTLFNAKDALNSEFEGRDKAHKDNFYAPYIPILTYEEQPIGSDLGQSSAFAENSSKMAEINRPAPSNSNGRSAPGMPPNSPNKVPGMPQDPNQQADNKGATTLEIAEAKALKAIGKYSVIRKGEEQNNTIFDAYIILAQSRIYQGKSRQALDALNYVFTHMKEDKRLPLAKVYEGLAYAQLKDYFKSDQIFSQLKSEGISKDHDKLLSIYYSELLLDAGKKEEAVKELDRAFELNGNRKLKSRIAFLRGQVLSELGRNEPARESFAAAYKYANDFEFEVKSQIEIAKTFNGKGDYAGAKKYLEDISKKGTYGSRKNEFYYALGLMASKAGKSDEGQEFFRKSLLEKVSDPQVRGLTYYEIGRSYLDKNDYIGAGAYYDSALATMTYEPSKILLKDQSENIKKISRNYYFIKKNDSILSIARMPEAQKTEYFAKYIQKLKIKEEKEELERLRAERNKGFDTGDYNSNSIFANSSTSFEDFGTATKGFYFGNTGTVSKGTSTFKQVWGDRALVDNWRYSKKMASIEDLKNEALGVNSAPNPRRFEPAYYIEQIPSDAGKLSQLKKDRDTASLGLGIMYQNYFTNTPLATKTLYDLVDAKPEEKVMLQALYEIFAMNYEKNSQAAAKAKQILLTDYAYTSYAEFARNPKNNTFVKSSPETETAYKTAYALFESEKFSESQNIIDQSIQKNPKDALVPKLYLLNAFNAGKSSGKEVMILQLEQIVLNYGKTPEGEKAKEMLNYLKSDIAFQSTDNKGNTVPQNPNNNMPQNPAGYGQPTQNMQQSQNITAPGNQNNPLPNSSQPVNNAIQSGLPKKPVMNAPQSEMTAPIPAQKK; translated from the coding sequence ATGAAAAAGAATATTTTACTCCTTTTGACGGCGATCATCGTTGTTTCCTGTAGTACCAAAGTGAAAAAACCGGAAGCCCGATCAAAGTTTTTAAAAGGATTTTCAACATACTACAATACATTGTTTAATGCCAAAGATGCATTAAACAGTGAATTTGAAGGTAGAGATAAGGCACATAAAGATAATTTCTATGCACCTTATATTCCTATTCTTACTTACGAAGAACAGCCTATAGGAAGTGATTTGGGACAATCTTCTGCGTTTGCAGAAAACTCGAGTAAAATGGCTGAGATTAACAGACCAGCTCCATCAAATTCTAATGGAAGGAGCGCACCCGGAATGCCACCGAACTCTCCAAATAAGGTTCCGGGAATGCCACAGGATCCTAATCAACAAGCAGACAATAAAGGCGCAACTACATTAGAAATTGCCGAAGCAAAGGCACTGAAGGCTATCGGAAAGTATTCTGTAATAAGAAAAGGAGAGGAGCAAAATAATACAATTTTTGATGCGTATATCATCCTTGCACAATCACGAATTTATCAGGGAAAATCACGGCAGGCTCTGGATGCGCTGAATTATGTTTTCACCCACATGAAAGAAGACAAAAGGCTTCCTTTGGCAAAAGTTTATGAAGGTTTAGCATATGCGCAGCTTAAAGATTATTTTAAATCTGACCAGATTTTTTCCCAATTAAAAAGTGAAGGAATCAGCAAAGACCATGATAAGCTTTTGAGTATTTATTATTCAGAATTACTACTGGATGCAGGAAAAAAAGAAGAGGCCGTAAAAGAGCTGGATCGTGCTTTTGAACTTAATGGAAACAGAAAACTGAAAAGCAGAATCGCATTTTTGCGCGGTCAGGTTCTTTCAGAATTAGGGAGAAATGAGCCTGCACGTGAAAGCTTCGCAGCCGCTTACAAATATGCGAATGATTTTGAATTTGAAGTTAAATCTCAAATCGAGATTGCCAAAACATTCAATGGAAAAGGTGATTACGCAGGTGCAAAAAAATATTTGGAGGATATTAGTAAAAAAGGTACCTATGGCTCTAGAAAGAACGAATTTTACTATGCACTAGGATTAATGGCCAGCAAAGCCGGAAAATCTGATGAAGGACAAGAATTTTTCAGAAAATCCCTTTTAGAAAAAGTTTCAGATCCACAGGTGCGCGGCTTGACTTATTATGAGATCGGAAGAAGTTATTTAGATAAAAACGACTACATCGGTGCCGGTGCCTATTACGATTCTGCTTTGGCAACGATGACGTATGAGCCCTCAAAAATTCTCTTAAAAGATCAGTCAGAAAATATTAAAAAGATCTCCAGAAATTATTATTTCATCAAGAAAAATGACAGTATTCTTTCAATCGCGAGAATGCCAGAAGCTCAGAAAACAGAATATTTTGCCAAATACATACAGAAGCTTAAAATCAAAGAAGAGAAAGAAGAACTTGAAAGACTGCGTGCAGAACGAAACAAAGGATTTGATACGGGAGATTATAATTCGAATTCGATTTTTGCCAACAGCTCAACCTCTTTTGAAGACTTTGGAACGGCTACGAAAGGCTTTTACTTCGGAAATACTGGTACAGTAAGTAAAGGAACCTCGACCTTTAAGCAAGTCTGGGGAGACAGAGCGTTGGTAGATAACTGGCGCTATTCTAAAAAAATGGCTTCTATTGAAGATCTGAAAAATGAAGCTTTAGGAGTAAATAGTGCACCCAACCCAAGACGTTTTGAGCCTGCATATTACATTGAGCAGATCCCTAGTGATGCAGGAAAGTTGTCACAACTGAAAAAAGACAGAGATACCGCTTCGCTGGGCTTGGGAATCATGTATCAGAATTATTTTACCAATACTCCGTTAGCCACAAAAACTTTATATGATCTGGTAGATGCAAAACCCGAAGAAAAGGTAATGCTACAAGCTTTGTATGAAATTTTTGCGATGAATTATGAGAAAAATTCACAGGCTGCTGCGAAAGCAAAACAGATTTTGCTGACAGATTATGCTTACACATCTTATGCAGAATTTGCCAGAAATCCTAAAAACAATACGTTCGTAAAATCCTCTCCGGAAACAGAAACGGCTTACAAAACGGCCTATGCTTTATTTGAATCTGAAAAGTTCTCAGAAAGCCAGAATATTATTGATCAGTCAATTCAGAAAAATCCTAAAGATGCACTCGTTCCTAAGCTTTATCTCCTAAATGCTTTTAATGCAGGAAAATCCAGCGGAAAGGAAGTGATGATTTTACAGCTTGAGCAGATTGTTCTCAACTACGGTAAAACCCCGGAGGGTGAAAAGGCTAAAGAAATGCTTAATTATCTGAAAAGTGATATTGCATTTCAGTCAACAGACAACAAGGGAAATACAGTTCCTCAAAATCCAAACAACAATATGCCTCAAAATCCTGCTGGTTATGGTCAGCCGACGCAGAATATGCAACAATCTCAGAATATTACAGCACCAGGAAATCAGAATAACCCGTTGCCAAACAGTTCACAACCAGTGAATAATGCGATACAAAGTGGTCTTCCTAAAAAACCAGTAATGAATGCTCCGCAATCAGAAATGACAGCTCCGATTCCGGCACAAAAAAAATAA
- a CDS encoding LysE family translocator, translating to MFELVLSAVGLGFMLSLVFIGPIFFLLIETSFTRGPRHALALDFGVITADLLCIIAAYYASADIVSLIDKHPGFYRITSILILSYGIIMLVTKTKMHLPGEEKIISQNYIKTFLNGFLLNLLNVGVVLFWLVTVIGVRNQYPDTGNMILYLGLVLTTYLIIDFLKIFLAKQFHDRLTQRLANNIRRGVGVVLILFSFFIFLQSFKKFNQFDKKLEEAEKKELIYKKYR from the coding sequence ATGTTTGAACTTGTATTGTCGGCCGTTGGTCTGGGTTTTATGTTGAGCCTGGTTTTCATTGGTCCTATTTTTTTTCTCTTGATAGAAACCAGCTTTACAAGAGGCCCGAGACATGCTTTAGCGCTGGATTTCGGTGTTATTACAGCAGATTTGTTGTGTATCATTGCAGCGTATTATGCCAGTGCAGACATTGTGAGTCTCATCGATAAACATCCCGGGTTTTATAGAATTACATCAATTTTAATTCTTTCATACGGTATTATTATGTTGGTTACCAAAACCAAAATGCATTTGCCGGGAGAAGAAAAAATCATCAGTCAAAATTACATTAAAACGTTCCTGAATGGCTTCCTTTTAAATTTACTGAACGTAGGAGTTGTGCTTTTTTGGTTGGTGACTGTGATAGGCGTCAGAAATCAGTATCCCGATACAGGAAATATGATTCTTTACTTAGGTTTAGTCCTTACAACTTATCTGATAATTGATTTCCTTAAGATTTTTCTGGCAAAACAATTCCACGACAGGCTGACTCAGAGGCTGGCGAATAACATACGGAGAGGCGTTGGTGTAGTTTTAATCCTGTTCAGCTTTTTTATTTTCCTGCAAAGTTTCAAAAAGTTTAATCAGTTTGATAAAAAACTGGAAGAAGCTGAAAAGAAAGAATTAATCTACAAAAAATACAGATGA
- a CDS encoding Maf family protein translates to MKILLASQSPRRKELLASLGFDFEVVKIDCEEILPGNINIENAATYLSELKADAFRKLEHDEVLLTADTVVAFDNQILGKPKDEADAKSMLQKLSGKTHQVYTGISIKTINKTITETDVADVEFEEISEEEIDFYVKNYKPFDKAGSYGIQEWLGMAKIKKMSGSFYTIMGLPTHLIYKILKEI, encoded by the coding sequence ATGAAAATACTTTTAGCATCGCAATCTCCGAGAAGAAAAGAATTACTGGCCAGTTTAGGATTTGATTTCGAAGTGGTGAAAATTGACTGTGAAGAAATTTTACCCGGAAATATTAACATTGAAAATGCAGCCACTTATCTATCTGAATTAAAAGCCGATGCGTTCAGAAAACTAGAACACGATGAAGTTTTACTTACTGCTGATACCGTTGTTGCCTTTGATAATCAGATTTTAGGAAAACCAAAAGATGAAGCCGACGCCAAAAGCATGCTGCAGAAACTTTCCGGCAAAACACATCAAGTATACACCGGAATTTCCATTAAAACTATAAACAAAACCATTACCGAAACTGATGTTGCTGATGTGGAATTTGAAGAAATTTCAGAGGAGGAAATTGATTTTTATGTAAAAAACTACAAACCTTTTGATAAAGCAGGCAGCTATGGCATCCAGGAATGGCTCGGAATGGCAAAAATTAAAAAGATGAGCGGCAGCTTTTATACCATTATGGGACTGCCTACCCATTTGATTTACAAAATTTTAAAAGAAATATAA
- a CDS encoding KdsC family phosphatase: protein MSYKKKLKDVKAFVFDVDGVFTDGSVYLMPGGNMSRVMNVLDGYAVVKALKNNYLIGVITGGNDEMVRHRINYLGIEDYYAKSHDKMIDYEDFKTKYNLKNEEILTMGDDLPDIHMMQNSAISTCPENAVPEIKNIADYISPKQGGSGAVRDVIEQVMKVQGKWHDDNTQSV from the coding sequence ATGAGCTATAAAAAGAAGTTGAAAGATGTAAAAGCCTTCGTATTTGATGTAGATGGAGTTTTCACAGACGGAAGCGTTTATCTGATGCCCGGAGGAAACATGAGCAGAGTGATGAATGTTCTGGATGGTTATGCCGTTGTTAAAGCATTAAAAAACAATTATTTAATAGGTGTGATTACCGGTGGCAACGATGAAATGGTAAGGCATCGTATCAATTATCTCGGAATTGAAGATTATTATGCAAAATCACATGATAAAATGATTGATTACGAGGATTTTAAAACAAAATATAATCTTAAAAACGAAGAAATTCTTACTATGGGCGATGATCTTCCGGATATTCATATGATGCAGAATTCTGCAATTTCTACCTGCCCCGAAAATGCCGTTCCTGAGATAAAAAATATTGCAGATTATATTTCGCCAAAGCAGGGTGGGAGCGGAGCTGTACGAGATGTGATTGAACAGGTGATGAAAGTTCAGGGAAAATGGCATGATGACAATACACAATCAGTTTAA
- a CDS encoding YraN family protein: MADHNELGKKAEDLAAEYLIKNGHRILMRNFRYQKAEIDIISEKDNLIIVTEVKARSTDFFILPQEAVTKGKIKSIVTAANHFMEEFNKTQEVRFDIISVLPDYNGKLTIEHINDAFEAFDAN; this comes from the coding sequence ATGGCAGATCACAACGAACTTGGTAAGAAAGCAGAAGATTTGGCCGCCGAATATCTTATAAAAAATGGGCACAGAATTCTTATGCGGAACTTTCGTTACCAAAAAGCCGAAATTGATATTATTTCAGAAAAAGACAACTTAATTATAGTCACAGAAGTGAAGGCGAGATCGACCGATTTTTTTATCCTTCCCCAAGAAGCCGTTACAAAAGGGAAAATCAAATCGATTGTTACTGCAGCCAATCACTTTATGGAGGAATTTAATAAAACTCAGGAAGTAAGATTTGATATTATATCAGTGCTTCCAGACTACAACGGAAAACTGACCATAGAACATATCAACGACGCATTCGAAGCTTTCGATGCCAATTAA
- a CDS encoding S66 peptidase family protein, which produces MKKIFPNPIKKGNYIAIISPAGAVDPSQLEKGIEMIRKKGFEPILGENLYSKYSKGYNYAGTEEQRLKDINWALNDPEISAIWASRGGYGCQHLIEKLNLKGFAKTPKWYIGYSDNTVIQSYLLKKGFASIHGQTIKTSSFGVTDESYDLTFEILKGKPLKYALKSNQFNKEGIIEGELVGGNLALIYALLGTKYSFEFKDKILFIEDIGENFYALDRMIMSLELAGVFRKIKGLIVGGMTNMGDEKENKQYEESFDDFAYQLISKKISKYDFPAAFGFPNGHIHDNRPLIIGAEVSLTVGKTVSLNFKN; this is translated from the coding sequence ATGAAAAAAATATTCCCAAATCCTATCAAAAAAGGTAATTATATCGCCATCATATCTCCTGCCGGTGCTGTAGATCCTTCACAGCTCGAAAAAGGAATTGAAATGATCAGGAAGAAAGGTTTTGAGCCTATTTTAGGTGAAAATCTTTACAGTAAGTATTCTAAAGGGTACAATTACGCCGGAACCGAAGAGCAAAGATTGAAAGATATCAACTGGGCATTAAACGATCCTGAAATTTCCGCAATATGGGCTTCCCGTGGCGGTTATGGTTGCCAGCATTTGATTGAAAAACTGAATTTAAAAGGCTTCGCTAAAACTCCTAAATGGTACATCGGCTATTCTGATAACACAGTCATACAAAGTTATTTGCTGAAAAAAGGATTTGCTTCGATTCACGGACAGACTATTAAAACTTCCAGTTTCGGTGTGACCGATGAAAGCTATGATTTGACCTTTGAAATATTAAAAGGAAAACCTTTAAAATATGCATTAAAATCAAATCAATTTAATAAAGAAGGAATCATTGAAGGTGAATTGGTTGGCGGCAATTTAGCCCTTATTTATGCGCTTTTAGGAACTAAATATTCTTTTGAATTTAAAGATAAAATTTTATTCATTGAAGATATTGGTGAAAACTTTTATGCTCTCGACAGAATGATCATGAGTTTGGAGCTCGCAGGAGTTTTCAGAAAAATAAAAGGACTTATTGTTGGCGGAATGACCAATATGGGTGACGAAAAAGAAAATAAACAATATGAAGAAAGTTTTGATGATTTTGCCTATCAATTGATCTCAAAGAAAATTTCAAAATACGATTTCCCTGCAGCTTTCGGCTTTCCGAATGGTCATATTCACGATAACAGGCCATTGATTATTGGGGCAGAAGTTTCATTGACAGTCGGTAAAACAGTTTCGTTAAATTTTAAAAATTAA
- a CDS encoding SDR family NAD(P)-dependent oxidoreductase translates to MKTILITGATSGIGKSTAELFAKQGNRIIICGRRANVLESIKKELSAFTEVFSLNFDVRNLEKVENAIKSLPEEWKYIDVLINNAGNAHGLDPLSGGKTEDWDSMIDGNVKGLLYVSKTLIPMMKERGFGHIINISSVAARQTYANGVVYCATKKAVDVISEGMRIELTEFGVRVTNIQPGAVETDFSLVRFKGDQERAATVYAGYEALKAHDIADAIAYCVNAPQHVTVSDMTIYPSAQSEPRTIYRK, encoded by the coding sequence ATGAAAACAATACTCATCACCGGAGCGACGTCCGGAATAGGAAAATCTACCGCAGAACTTTTCGCAAAACAAGGAAACAGGATCATTATCTGTGGAAGGAGAGCAAACGTTTTAGAATCTATAAAAAAAGAATTATCAGCTTTCACTGAAGTTTTTAGTTTAAACTTTGATGTTAGAAATCTTGAAAAAGTTGAAAACGCCATCAAATCTCTCCCGGAAGAATGGAAATATATCGATGTGCTCATCAACAATGCAGGAAATGCACACGGTTTAGATCCCCTCTCCGGCGGGAAAACAGAGGACTGGGATTCTATGATCGATGGAAATGTAAAAGGACTTTTATATGTCTCAAAAACGTTGATTCCGATGATGAAAGAAAGAGGTTTTGGGCATATTATCAACATCAGTTCGGTCGCTGCAAGACAGACATACGCAAATGGCGTTGTATATTGCGCTACCAAAAAAGCGGTGGATGTTATTTCTGAAGGAATGCGTATTGAGCTCACAGAATTCGGGGTACGGGTGACCAATATTCAGCCGGGAGCGGTAGAGACAGATTTTTCTCTAGTAAGATTTAAAGGAGATCAGGAAAGAGCAGCAACGGTTTATGCAGGTTATGAGGCGTTGAAAGCCCATGATATTGCTGATGCCATTGCTTATTGTGTGAATGCTCCGCAACATGTAACGGTTTCCGATATGACGATTTATCCGAGTGCTCAAAGCGAACCACGAACCATCTACAGGAAGTAG
- a CDS encoding RNA polymerase sigma factor gives MKIKDAEIIALMQNPRTQEKGVRMMMDAYQSRLYWHIRRIIVDGDLAQDTLQETFIKAYQNFHQFKNDSQLYTWLYRIATNESLQQINKLKRMQKTDEDPEYYMQNLVADNTHSDAEEIQIFLQRAIQSLPEKQKLVFMMRYYDDLPYEEISKIVDMSVGTLKTNYHYAKQKIEEFIKENYER, from the coding sequence ATGAAGATTAAAGACGCAGAGATTATTGCGCTGATGCAAAACCCTCGAACTCAGGAAAAAGGAGTTCGTATGATGATGGATGCTTATCAGAGTAGATTGTATTGGCATATCAGAAGAATTATTGTTGATGGAGACCTTGCTCAGGACACTTTGCAGGAGACTTTCATCAAAGCATATCAGAATTTTCATCAGTTTAAAAATGACAGTCAGCTTTATACCTGGCTATACAGAATTGCGACCAACGAATCTTTACAGCAGATCAATAAGCTGAAGAGAATGCAGAAAACTGACGAAGACCCTGAGTATTATATGCAGAATCTTGTAGCAGACAATACACACAGCGATGCAGAAGAGATACAGATCTTCTTGCAGAGAGCCATACAAAGCCTGCCTGAAAAACAGAAACTGGTATTTATGATGCGGTATTATGATGATTTACCTTATGAAGAAATATCTAAAATTGTAGATATGTCAGTAGGTACTTTGAAAACAAATTATCACTACGCCAAGCAGAAAATAGAAGAATTTATTAAAGAAAATTACGAAAGATAA
- the tsaB gene encoding tRNA (adenosine(37)-N6)-threonylcarbamoyltransferase complex dimerization subunit type 1 TsaB has translation MKILYLETSSKNCSVAISDDDKLLCICEEVSENYKQSESLHSFVEWALEGAELSMKDIEAISLGKGPGSYTGLRIGAASAKGFCYGLKIPLIAVNSLESMIEPFLGQNYDLVVPLVDARRMEVYTALYDGETGQELFPTEAKVLNETSFQEFKDKKVLFVGDGAKKAKEILQLPNANFNEDLYPSAQYLVKKTLEKINNKDFEDIAYFEPFYLKEFHGVKKKKSED, from the coding sequence ATGAAAATCCTATACCTTGAAACCTCTTCCAAAAACTGCTCGGTCGCAATTTCTGACGATGATAAGCTTTTGTGTATCTGTGAAGAAGTTTCAGAAAATTATAAACAGTCTGAAAGTCTACATTCATTTGTAGAATGGGCTTTAGAAGGAGCCGAACTGTCAATGAAAGATATTGAAGCAATTTCTTTAGGTAAAGGTCCGGGTTCTTATACCGGATTAAGAATAGGTGCTGCTTCGGCAAAAGGATTTTGCTATGGGTTGAAGATTCCATTGATCGCGGTTAATTCTTTAGAAAGCATGATAGAGCCTTTTTTAGGGCAAAACTACGATTTGGTTGTTCCTTTGGTTGACGCAAGGCGAATGGAGGTTTATACTGCCCTTTATGATGGTGAAACAGGGCAAGAACTCTTTCCTACCGAAGCAAAAGTTTTAAACGAAACATCTTTTCAGGAATTTAAAGATAAAAAAGTGTTGTTTGTAGGTGATGGAGCGAAGAAAGCAAAAGAAATTCTCCAACTGCCGAATGCAAATTTTAATGAAGACCTCTACCCTTCTGCACAGTACTTGGTCAAGAAAACATTAGAGAAAATTAACAATAAGGATTTTGAAGATATTGCGTACTTCGAACCTTTTTACTTAAAAGAGTTTCACGGTGTTAAAAAGAAAAAAAGCGAAGATTAG
- the lepA gene encoding translation elongation factor 4 translates to MKNIRNFCIIAHIDHGKSTLADRLLEYTNTVTQRELQSQTLDDMDLEKERGITIKSHAIQMDYELNGEKYILNLIDTPGHVDFSYEVSRSIAACEGALLIVDAAQSIQAQTISNLYLALENDLEIIPILNKIDLPSANPEEVTDEIMGLIGCKYEDVLRVSGKTGEGVHHLLEQIVARIPAPVGDPKAPLQALIFDSVYNPFRGIEAYFKVVNGSISKNEKIKFFATGKEYGADEVGTLKLKQLPKKTIECGDVGYIISGIKDAREVKVGDTITSFVNPASEAIDGFEEVKPMVFAGIYPIESEDFEELRFSLEKLRLNDASLVFEPESSAALGFGFRCGFLGMLHMEIVQERLDREFNMDVITTVPNVSYHGYSKKDPETTILINNPSEMIDPNLLDRVEEPYIKASIITKSDFVGSVMTLCIEKRGEIVNQSYLTADRVELTFNMPLAEVVFDFYDRLKSISKGYASFDYSPIGMRSSKLVKMDILINGDMVDALSSLIHDSNAYYIGKKMCEKLRELIPRQQFDIAVQAALGAKVIARETIKALRKDVTAKCYGGDISRKRKLLEKQKEGKKKMKQIGRVEVPQSAFMAVLKLND, encoded by the coding sequence ATGAAAAACATACGAAATTTTTGCATAATCGCCCATATTGACCACGGTAAAAGTACTTTGGCAGACCGTCTTCTTGAGTATACCAATACGGTAACTCAGAGAGAACTGCAATCTCAGACGCTTGATGATATGGATCTGGAGAAAGAACGCGGGATCACGATAAAATCTCACGCCATCCAGATGGATTATGAGCTGAATGGCGAAAAATATATTTTGAATTTAATTGACACACCAGGACATGTAGATTTTTCTTACGAAGTTTCCCGTTCTATTGCTGCCTGTGAAGGAGCGCTTCTTATAGTAGATGCTGCACAAAGTATTCAGGCACAAACGATTAGCAATTTATATTTAGCTTTAGAAAATGATCTGGAAATTATTCCGATTCTGAATAAAATAGATCTTCCTTCTGCAAATCCGGAAGAAGTTACCGACGAAATTATGGGGCTTATCGGTTGTAAATATGAAGACGTTCTACGTGTTTCCGGGAAAACAGGCGAAGGTGTACATCATTTGTTAGAGCAGATCGTTGCGAGAATTCCAGCTCCCGTAGGAGACCCGAAAGCACCACTACAGGCATTGATTTTCGACTCCGTGTATAATCCTTTCAGAGGAATTGAAGCTTATTTCAAAGTGGTAAACGGAAGCATTTCTAAAAACGAAAAAATTAAATTTTTCGCAACTGGAAAAGAATACGGCGCAGATGAGGTGGGAACATTAAAATTAAAACAGCTTCCTAAAAAAACGATTGAATGTGGCGATGTAGGCTACATTATTTCCGGAATCAAAGATGCCCGTGAAGTAAAAGTGGGAGATACGATTACCTCTTTCGTGAATCCTGCTTCAGAAGCGATTGACGGTTTTGAAGAAGTAAAGCCAATGGTTTTTGCCGGAATTTATCCGATAGAATCTGAAGATTTTGAAGAACTGAGATTTTCATTGGAAAAATTAAGACTGAATGATGCCTCTCTTGTTTTCGAACCGGAAAGTTCAGCAGCTTTAGGTTTTGGTTTCCGTTGCGGATTTCTGGGAATGCTTCACATGGAAATCGTTCAGGAACGTCTGGACAGAGAATTCAACATGGATGTCATCACGACGGTTCCCAACGTGTCGTACCACGGGTATTCTAAAAAAGATCCTGAAACTACAATTTTAATCAACAACCCATCTGAAATGATTGATCCCAATCTTTTAGACAGGGTTGAAGAGCCATATATAAAAGCATCCATCATTACTAAATCTGATTTTGTAGGATCTGTAATGACGCTCTGTATTGAAAAAAGAGGTGAAATCGTTAATCAGAGTTATCTTACTGCAGATAGGGTAGAACTAACGTTTAATATGCCTCTTGCTGAAGTTGTTTTCGATTTCTACGACCGTCTGAAATCTATTTCTAAAGGATACGCATCTTTTGATTATTCCCCAATCGGAATGCGTTCTTCTAAATTGGTAAAAATGGATATTCTGATCAATGGAGATATGGTAGATGCGCTTTCTTCATTAATTCACGATTCTAATGCATATTACATCGGTAAAAAGATGTGTGAAAAACTTCGCGAACTGATCCCGAGACAGCAGTTTGACATCGCTGTTCAGGCCGCTTTGGGAGCGAAAGTTATCGCAAGGGAAACCATTAAAGCATTAAGAAAAGACGTTACTGCAAAATGTTACGGAGGTGATATTTCCAGAAAACGTAAGTTATTAGAAAAACAGAAAGAAGGAAAAAAGAAAATGAAGCAGATTGGTAGAGTAGAAGTCCCGCAATCGGCGTTCATGGCTGTTTTGAAACTGAATGATTAG
- a CDS encoding Rossmann-like and DUF2520 domain-containing protein codes for MQIVIIGSGNVAYHLAKAFTQNSIPLAQVFGRNVDDLNKISQEFHVPFSTDILENADLYIICVNDGSVEDVSRLITKKDCLVAHTSGSLPKEILSGKYRKSSLYPLQTFSKSKELDYSKIPFFIETENKEDKNLLFKLASQISENVIESSHEKRKYIHLTAVFACNFVNHLFSRAKEISDGQEIPFNYFLPLIDETVKKIHEIEPRSAQTGPAVRNDIKVLQLHEQLLTDESLEIYKTMNHSIKKMYEL; via the coding sequence ATGCAAATTGTAATCATCGGTTCCGGAAATGTTGCTTATCATTTGGCAAAAGCTTTCACACAGAATAGCATTCCATTAGCTCAGGTTTTTGGAAGAAATGTTGATGATTTAAACAAAATATCACAGGAATTCCACGTTCCTTTTTCTACTGACATTTTAGAAAATGCAGATTTGTACATCATCTGTGTAAATGACGGTTCGGTAGAAGATGTTTCTCGTCTGATAACTAAAAAAGACTGTCTGGTTGCACATACTTCCGGCTCTTTACCTAAAGAAATCTTATCCGGAAAATACAGAAAGTCAAGCCTTTATCCTTTACAGACATTTTCAAAATCTAAAGAATTGGATTATTCAAAAATTCCTTTCTTCATAGAAACTGAAAACAAAGAAGACAAAAACTTGCTTTTTAAATTGGCTTCTCAGATTTCAGAAAACGTCATAGAAAGCAGTCACGAAAAGAGAAAATACATTCATCTTACCGCCGTTTTTGCCTGTAACTTTGTGAATCATCTTTTTTCAAGGGCTAAAGAAATTTCGGACGGTCAGGAAATACCGTTTAATTATTTTCTGCCGTTAATAGATGAGACGGTAAAAAAGATCCATGAAATCGAGCCCAGATCAGCCCAGACCGGACCCGCAGTAAGAAACGATATAAAAGTTTTACAATTACATGAGCAGCTATTGACAGATGAAAGTCTCGAAATCTATAAAACAATGAATCACTCGATTAAAAAAATGTATGAGCTATAA